From a region of the Aeoliella mucimassa genome:
- a CDS encoding sigma-70 family RNA polymerase sigma factor, with protein sequence MSPNQDSDESSSLDQLSKEHQEHFVQLLTDEQSKLLNYIAMLLGDPHAARNVLQEANLVIWRKAAEFELGTSFTAWSRKIAFWQAQAYARDRHVFSDELMEQIANRNHFGVADQEEASPRIALRHCLSQLNRSHLELLRERYEEDTPISELAKRTGKTPSAVKVGLMRLRRVLLKCIRKELAFEGT encoded by the coding sequence TTGAGCCCAAATCAAGACTCCGACGAATCGTCCTCGCTCGATCAATTGAGCAAGGAACACCAAGAGCATTTCGTCCAGCTTCTCACCGACGAGCAATCGAAACTGCTCAACTATATTGCCATGTTGCTGGGAGACCCGCATGCGGCTAGAAACGTATTGCAAGAAGCCAACTTGGTGATCTGGCGGAAAGCCGCCGAGTTTGAGCTCGGTACCAGCTTCACCGCCTGGTCGCGTAAGATTGCCTTTTGGCAGGCTCAGGCTTATGCCCGCGATCGGCATGTGTTTAGTGACGAGTTGATGGAGCAGATCGCGAATCGCAACCATTTCGGCGTGGCCGACCAGGAAGAAGCCAGCCCGCGAATCGCGTTGCGGCACTGTTTGTCGCAACTCAATCGTTCGCACTTGGAGTTGTTGCGAGAGAGATACGAAGAAGACACTCCCATTTCGGAGCTCGCCAAACGTACTGGCAAGACTCCCTCGGCGGTCAAAGTGGGATTAATGCGACTTCGTCGAGTTCTTTTGAAGTGTATTCGGAAAGAATTGGCATTCGAAGGCACTTAA
- a CDS encoding DMT family transporter has translation MDGEVSSDASRSSLASGASVASENVSYTSGVVLAILGTFLFALKSILIKFAFAAGMNPTQLIFLRMTMAVPFYITVLLVDARWGNHQSHESLRPRTIARAMLLGLFGYYLASYLDICGLAYISAQLERLTLFTYPTMVALLAWMFLGEQITPRILMAIGLSYAGIWLIYGQERSHAEGSNVGIGVMLVLGSALSYSLYLLFSKPLMQRIGSRRFTSLAMIGSAIFIGLHFVMTESFVNLVQLPGVVFVYGFALAFVCTVIPSYMINEAIVRIGATRTTVIGTVGPVLTILLAVVLLAEPTSIYHFAGVVLAIIGVSLVSVK, from the coding sequence GTGGATGGCGAAGTTTCAAGCGACGCGAGTCGTTCGTCGCTGGCTAGCGGTGCGTCGGTAGCTAGCGAGAACGTCTCCTACACGTCTGGTGTTGTCCTGGCGATTCTGGGGACCTTTCTCTTCGCGCTCAAAAGCATCCTGATCAAGTTTGCTTTTGCCGCGGGGATGAATCCCACGCAGTTAATCTTCCTGCGGATGACGATGGCGGTGCCGTTTTATATCACGGTGCTGCTGGTCGATGCGCGGTGGGGCAATCACCAATCGCACGAGAGCCTCCGCCCCCGCACCATCGCCCGCGCGATGCTGCTGGGGCTGTTTGGCTATTACCTGGCGTCGTACCTCGACATCTGTGGGTTGGCCTATATCTCGGCGCAGCTCGAGCGGCTGACGCTGTTCACTTACCCCACGATGGTCGCGCTACTAGCCTGGATGTTTCTCGGCGAGCAGATCACTCCCCGCATTCTCATGGCGATCGGCCTGAGCTACGCAGGTATCTGGCTGATTTACGGGCAAGAGCGTTCGCATGCCGAAGGCTCGAACGTCGGCATCGGCGTGATGCTCGTGCTTGGTTCGGCGCTCAGTTACTCGCTATATTTGCTGTTCTCCAAACCTTTGATGCAGCGCATCGGAAGTCGGCGGTTCACGAGCCTGGCGATGATTGGCTCGGCCATCTTTATCGGTTTGCACTTTGTGATGACCGAGTCGTTTGTCAACCTGGTGCAGCTACCAGGCGTGGTGTTCGTGTACGGTTTCGCTCTGGCTTTCGTTTGCACGGTGATCCCGAGCTACATGATTAACGAAGCCATTGTTCGCATCGGAGCTACACGTACCACGGTGATCGGCACCGTGGGACCAGTGCTGACCATTCTGCTCGCCGTGGTGCTACTGGCCGAACCGACTTCCATCTACCACTTCGCCGGCGTGGTGCTGGCCATCATCGGGGTGAGTTTAGTCTCGGTGAAATAG
- a CDS encoding AraC family transcriptional regulator — protein MPEIPHVALLVETSREYARGLLRGVARYQQEYGPWSIYFEPHGLDDPPPDWLSDWKGHGILARINSRETAEKILATGIPAVDVRGALPDLSIPFIGVDNRPVAQLGYEHLRNLGLRSFAFCGTPRGENPNQDNRCDWFVELVEQGGQACDVWLGAQSKQHAATWEEQQQDMARWLRNLPKPVGIMTCHDDRGQQLLDACRRANLSVPDEVAVISVDNDPYLCNICTPPLSSIDVNPSRIGFAAAELLGRMMQGEQPERQVTTLGPPRGIAARRSTEMLAIDDEDVAAALRYIREHATEGIRASQVVSRAAKAPSTLERRFKKTLGRTIKAEITRVKLSRARLLLTETEYPIATIAERAGFAEAKYFCEVFRKHHNATATEYRRRFRDE, from the coding sequence ATGCCGGAAATACCTCACGTAGCGCTGCTAGTCGAGACCTCGCGTGAATACGCCCGTGGGCTTTTAAGGGGAGTCGCTCGGTACCAGCAGGAGTATGGTCCCTGGTCCATTTACTTCGAGCCGCACGGGCTCGACGATCCACCGCCCGACTGGTTGTCGGACTGGAAAGGGCATGGCATCCTCGCGCGGATCAACAGTCGCGAGACCGCCGAGAAGATCTTGGCAACCGGCATTCCAGCGGTCGATGTCCGCGGGGCGCTGCCCGATCTTTCGATCCCGTTCATCGGTGTCGACAACCGTCCGGTCGCCCAGTTGGGATACGAACACCTGCGGAACCTTGGCCTGCGGAGCTTTGCCTTCTGTGGCACGCCTCGCGGTGAGAACCCCAACCAGGACAACCGCTGCGATTGGTTTGTGGAACTGGTAGAGCAGGGGGGGCAAGCTTGCGATGTTTGGCTCGGCGCGCAAAGCAAGCAGCACGCGGCCACCTGGGAAGAACAACAGCAGGACATGGCTCGCTGGCTTCGCAATCTGCCAAAGCCGGTCGGCATCATGACGTGCCACGACGATCGTGGGCAGCAGCTGCTCGACGCCTGCCGACGGGCGAATCTCTCGGTGCCCGACGAAGTGGCCGTGATCAGCGTGGATAACGATCCCTACCTGTGCAACATATGTACGCCGCCGCTGTCGAGCATCGACGTGAATCCCAGCCGCATCGGGTTTGCTGCTGCCGAACTCTTGGGCCGCATGATGCAAGGAGAACAACCCGAACGCCAGGTAACGACGCTTGGTCCTCCACGTGGAATTGCCGCCCGACGATCAACCGAAATGCTGGCGATCGACGACGAGGATGTCGCCGCCGCGCTGCGATACATTCGTGAGCACGCGACCGAAGGCATTCGCGCCAGCCAGGTGGTGTCGCGGGCTGCCAAGGCGCCGAGCACACTTGAGCGCCGCTTCAAGAAGACCTTGGGCCGAACCATCAAGGCGGAGATCACGCGGGTGAAGCTTAGCCGCGCTCGATTACTGTTGACCGAGACCGAGTACCCCATCGCGACCATCGCCGAACGAGCGGGCTTTGCCGAAGCGAAGTACTTCTGCGAAGTGTTCCGCAAGCATCACAACGCGACCGCAACCGAATACCGCCGCCGATTCCGCGACGAGTAA
- a CDS encoding PEP-CTERM sorting domain-containing protein yields MKRCMLCLMALVLAAQADLSYAFNIFTPDDFIIAIDTDFLAPVSSTPASGNEDAPMAIDGDINTKYLNFGKFNTGILVTPGDLSTVQSMVLSTANDAVGRTPASYILQGTNVSPTATPNNGTGEEIDYMWETISEGTLALPDTFLTVADPVNFTNSSSYSSYRLYFPTIKDSNQNSMQIAEIQFYSGLDGTGNAILSPTDPIVAIADDELLPQSASPAAELPEKAIDRILTTKYLNFAEENSGFILTPSVGATIVNSFNITTANDWPERDPTSYEIWGTNEEITTPNNGIGNEQNYTLITSGTLEPPIDRFTQSPTIEFSNNTAYTSYKVVFPTVRDAATANSMQIAEFSLNAADVSALVINISGPNAGTGFIRADESFSIGSYEIRSASGLLASEEWTSITSTGADASDNWSESSRTDFLIAEADGEGGADNGLALSAGGQFNLGEAFRVVPSFYADGTTPTNWNDAIFILYDENGTVIGGNVEFVGDPVPWGDFNGDLSIDAADWPAFRAGMGGDFTGMSELEAYLLGDLDGDLDNDIDDFNLFVSLVPGGMDALIAAGVQVPEPSSIALFAIAGAVAFGVRRRRHIAAMVAMLGFLAVPALSQAQSMQNFSVVGSTPTTSIPADQANENETSGPDNFFDDTILDDPGQVVFDLFSTDYNDPELFPTGPPAQYAGLGVEPKVVFLDYGSSVTANWFMYAQRSGAITTADRVGMFEFWFSNTDFGGVLPSSDPDSVVELLPDDSRIVDSTLRPYTLGGDQSGRYVAMRLTVSEISGGVGNIGGHEFRLLDGPSDVVLDVNRTTGEMTIRNNLAGSENIFMKAYSIDSPGGGLDADEFNGLAGIGAFTAGNGSGNGWESGDMSNDSRLMEAYYLGETTLSAGTAAMSIGAAYNEVLATEDLIFKWTNSQGEVYNGRVVYSGAIAPLAGDYNGDDIVDLADYTVWRDNLGSTTANLPNDNTPSIVDMSDYDTWKENFGISRVVPAGLSTAAVPEPATLGLCLLAAAGLAVYRRR; encoded by the coding sequence ATGAAACGATGCATGCTGTGCCTGATGGCGCTAGTTCTAGCCGCTCAGGCAGACTTATCTTACGCGTTCAATATTTTCACCCCTGACGATTTCATTATCGCGATCGATACCGACTTTCTTGCGCCTGTAAGCAGTACACCTGCAAGTGGGAACGAAGATGCCCCCATGGCGATTGATGGCGACATCAACACCAAGTACCTGAACTTTGGGAAGTTCAACACTGGTATTCTGGTAACCCCCGGCGACCTGTCCACCGTACAGAGCATGGTGCTTTCCACGGCCAACGACGCTGTCGGCCGTACTCCTGCTTCCTACATCCTGCAGGGTACCAACGTTAGTCCGACCGCTACTCCCAACAACGGCACCGGTGAAGAAATCGATTACATGTGGGAAACTATTTCGGAAGGCACCTTGGCGCTTCCCGACACGTTCCTCACGGTTGCCGACCCGGTGAACTTCACGAACTCGAGTTCCTACTCGTCGTATCGCTTGTACTTCCCCACGATTAAGGATTCCAACCAAAACAGCATGCAAATTGCTGAAATCCAGTTCTACAGTGGACTGGATGGAACTGGTAACGCCATTCTTTCGCCCACCGACCCAATCGTTGCCATTGCTGACGACGAACTGCTGCCACAAAGCGCGTCACCAGCTGCTGAACTCCCCGAAAAGGCGATCGACCGCATTCTCACGACCAAATACCTGAACTTTGCTGAAGAAAACTCGGGCTTCATTCTCACCCCTTCGGTCGGTGCAACCATCGTCAACAGCTTTAATATCACCACGGCCAACGACTGGCCTGAACGTGATCCCACCAGCTACGAGATCTGGGGCACTAACGAAGAGATTACCACTCCTAACAATGGTATCGGCAACGAACAAAACTACACGTTGATCACCTCGGGTACTCTCGAACCTCCTATCGATCGCTTCACCCAAAGCCCCACCATCGAGTTCAGCAACAATACGGCCTACACCTCGTACAAAGTGGTGTTCCCAACCGTACGCGACGCAGCTACTGCCAACTCGATGCAGATTGCTGAGTTCTCGCTGAACGCTGCCGATGTTTCGGCGTTGGTGATTAACATTAGTGGTCCCAACGCAGGTACCGGCTTCATTCGTGCAGACGAATCTTTCTCGATCGGCAGCTACGAAATCCGTTCGGCCTCTGGCTTGCTCGCGTCCGAAGAGTGGACCTCCATCACTTCGACCGGTGCTGATGCCAGCGACAATTGGAGCGAGTCGAGCCGCACCGACTTCCTGATCGCCGAAGCCGATGGCGAAGGTGGTGCCGACAACGGCCTGGCCCTCTCGGCCGGTGGCCAGTTCAACCTTGGCGAAGCTTTCCGCGTGGTTCCTTCGTTCTACGCCGATGGAACGACTCCTACCAACTGGAACGATGCGATCTTCATCCTCTACGATGAGAATGGAACCGTGATCGGCGGTAACGTCGAATTCGTTGGCGACCCCGTACCTTGGGGTGATTTCAATGGTGACTTGTCGATTGATGCTGCCGACTGGCCTGCGTTCCGCGCCGGCATGGGTGGCGACTTCACCGGCATGAGCGAACTAGAAGCCTACCTGCTGGGCGACCTCGACGGTGACCTCGACAACGACATCGACGACTTCAACCTGTTCGTGAGCCTGGTTCCAGGTGGTATGGATGCGTTGATCGCTGCTGGTGTTCAAGTACCTGAGCCTTCGTCGATCGCTCTGTTCGCGATCGCTGGTGCAGTGGCCTTCGGCGTTCGCCGCCGTCGGCACATCGCTGCCATGGTCGCGATGCTTGGGTTTCTAGCGGTACCCGCTCTGTCGCAAGCCCAGTCGATGCAGAACTTCTCCGTGGTTGGCTCGACGCCTACCACTTCGATTCCTGCAGATCAAGCGAACGAGAACGAGACCTCGGGTCCCGACAATTTTTTCGACGACACGATTCTCGACGACCCTGGTCAGGTGGTCTTCGACCTATTCTCAACCGACTACAACGATCCTGAACTGTTCCCAACCGGACCTCCAGCCCAGTACGCTGGTCTGGGCGTGGAACCCAAGGTGGTTTTTTTGGACTACGGTAGCTCGGTAACTGCGAACTGGTTCATGTACGCCCAACGCTCCGGCGCCATCACCACGGCCGACCGCGTGGGCATGTTCGAGTTTTGGTTCAGCAACACCGACTTCGGCGGTGTGCTCCCCAGTTCCGATCCTGATTCGGTGGTTGAATTGCTTCCGGACGATTCCCGCATTGTCGACAGCACCTTGCGTCCCTACACGCTCGGCGGTGATCAATCGGGACGCTACGTTGCCATGCGTTTGACCGTCTCGGAAATCTCCGGCGGCGTCGGCAACATCGGTGGTCACGAGTTTCGTCTGCTCGACGGTCCCAGCGACGTGGTACTCGACGTCAATCGCACGACTGGCGAGATGACCATTCGCAACAACCTTGCTGGCTCAGAGAACATCTTCATGAAGGCTTACTCCATCGACAGCCCTGGCGGTGGTCTGGATGCCGATGAGTTCAACGGGCTGGCTGGCATCGGTGCCTTTACCGCGGGTAATGGTTCGGGCAACGGCTGGGAATCGGGCGACATGAGCAACGACAGTCGCCTGATGGAAGCCTATTACCTTGGCGAAACCACCCTTTCGGCTGGTACCGCTGCCATGAGCATTGGTGCTGCCTACAACGAAGTGCTGGCCACCGAAGACCTGATCTTCAAGTGGACCAACTCTCAAGGCGAAGTCTACAACGGTCGCGTGGTATATAGCGGTGCGATTGCTCCGCTGGCTGGCGACTACAACGGCGACGACATCGTCGACCTGGCTGACTACACCGTGTGGCGCGATAACCTCGGCTCCACCACGGCCAACCTGCCGAACGACAACACTCCGTCGATCGTCGACATGAGCGACTACGATACCTGGAAGGAAAACTTCGGAATCAGTCGCGTTGTCCCTGCTGGTTTGTCGACCGCTGCAGTGCCCGAGCCCGCTACTTTGGGTCTCTGCCTGTTGGCCGCCGCTGGCTTGGCTGTTTATCGCCGTCGCTAA
- a CDS encoding sialate O-acetylesterase: MVTGLRALRLAVLTILVTLFASQIAMAQEPASLVADVFSDHMVLQRDRQIPVWGHATADSEVSVQLGDNDAVTAKADSEGRWMVKLPPQSAGGPVKLTCTSGEQTVEISDVLIGEVWVCSGQSNMHWNVKTTNSGEEAIASANFHSLRLMQVPLAMSATPEETCDAKWVACTPESVPNFSAVAFYFGRELHKELDVPVGLIHTSWGGSLCEAWTSREALESDPDYSDILKRSEENLKNGTGMYNKMIHPFIPYGIRGAIWYQGESNVSRAVQYRKLFPTMIRDWRTRWGQGDFPFYFVQLAPYNYGGNSTAFPELQEAQTMTLDVPNTGMAVTNDIGNVSDIHPRNKVDVGERLAAWALANTYGKEDLVYSGPLYSYTEIDGNEARVHFDHVDGGLASRDGEPLTWFSLAGSDREFHPAEARIEGDTVVVTSPDVPAPVAVRFAWSDTAEPNLMNKAGLPASSFRSDRWTEVTAGRK, translated from the coding sequence ATGGTAACTGGTTTGCGTGCGTTGAGGCTCGCAGTGCTGACGATCCTCGTCACACTGTTTGCCTCGCAAATAGCGATGGCCCAAGAACCGGCCTCGCTCGTGGCCGATGTTTTCAGCGACCACATGGTGTTGCAGCGAGACCGCCAAATCCCGGTTTGGGGTCACGCGACTGCCGACAGCGAAGTAAGCGTGCAACTTGGCGACAACGACGCGGTAACCGCCAAGGCCGATAGTGAAGGTCGTTGGATGGTGAAGCTTCCCCCTCAGTCTGCTGGTGGTCCCGTGAAACTCACCTGCACCAGCGGTGAGCAGACTGTCGAAATCTCCGATGTCCTCATCGGAGAGGTGTGGGTCTGCAGCGGCCAGTCGAACATGCACTGGAATGTGAAGACCACCAACAGCGGGGAAGAAGCAATTGCTTCGGCTAATTTCCATTCGCTTCGGTTGATGCAAGTTCCCCTGGCGATGAGTGCGACCCCCGAGGAAACATGCGATGCCAAATGGGTCGCTTGCACCCCAGAGAGCGTTCCCAACTTCTCGGCCGTGGCCTTCTACTTTGGCCGCGAGCTTCACAAGGAACTCGATGTGCCAGTGGGATTGATCCACACTTCGTGGGGCGGTTCGTTGTGCGAAGCCTGGACCAGTCGCGAAGCGCTCGAGAGCGACCCCGACTACTCGGATATCCTGAAGCGTTCGGAAGAGAACCTGAAGAACGGCACCGGCATGTACAACAAGATGATTCATCCCTTCATTCCCTACGGCATTCGTGGTGCCATCTGGTATCAAGGCGAATCGAACGTTTCCCGCGCGGTGCAGTATCGCAAGTTGTTCCCCACCATGATTCGCGACTGGCGCACTCGTTGGGGCCAAGGCGATTTCCCGTTCTACTTCGTGCAGTTGGCACCCTATAACTATGGTGGCAATTCCACCGCGTTCCCCGAGCTGCAAGAAGCTCAAACCATGACTCTCGACGTGCCGAACACCGGCATGGCTGTCACCAACGACATCGGCAACGTAAGCGACATTCATCCCCGCAACAAAGTGGATGTCGGCGAGCGTCTGGCCGCCTGGGCGTTGGCCAACACGTACGGGAAAGAAGACCTTGTTTACAGTGGCCCGCTCTACAGCTACACCGAAATCGATGGCAACGAAGCGCGGGTGCATTTCGATCACGTCGACGGTGGCCTCGCCTCGCGAGATGGGGAACCACTCACCTGGTTTAGCCTGGCCGGAAGCGATCGCGAGTTCCATCCAGCCGAAGCCCGCATCGAAGGCGACACGGTGGTTGTCACCTCGCCCGACGTGCCCGCTCCCGTTGCGGTTCGTTTTGCTTGGAGCGACACCGCTGAGCCAAACCTGATGAACAAAGCAGGACTACCGGCATCGTCGTTCCGCAGCGATCGCTGGACCGAAGTGACTGCCGGACGGAAGTAA
- a CDS encoding DUF1559 domain-containing protein, protein MATYCPRTANFASCPPKQGRGFTLVELLVVIAIIGILVALLLPAVQAARESARRMSCTNNLKNLTLAMVNHESTYGKMPSSGWKGHWTGDPDRGHGKEQPGCWMFSVLPFIEQQQLYDLGVGLTGSDRFAALQVRNATPLAIMNCPSRRTGGPYAVTAGGSVLSGDGTGNAGWYTMSQGSRGDYATNVGDETSFDSICLNIAPDNYNRELWSKDFPPSADEYSGVSFCGTAVKLRQITDGLSNTIALGEKWVPRETIESLQGWAADDWGMFVGFQDDTVRSTYYVGYSRAGVPRAATHLPRSTDESITDVVADVGDGISRELFGSSHPGVCLFSMCDGSVQGIAFDVDPEAYRRMGSRFDGGENKISNR, encoded by the coding sequence ATGGCTACTTACTGCCCCCGAACCGCTAATTTCGCTAGTTGCCCGCCTAAACAGGGCCGGGGTTTCACCCTGGTAGAACTGCTGGTGGTCATTGCCATCATTGGCATTCTGGTCGCACTGCTCTTGCCAGCAGTCCAAGCCGCACGCGAATCAGCGCGTCGCATGAGCTGCACGAATAACCTGAAAAACCTTACCTTGGCCATGGTTAATCACGAATCGACCTATGGCAAAATGCCTTCGTCGGGCTGGAAAGGCCACTGGACTGGTGACCCCGACCGTGGTCATGGCAAAGAGCAACCTGGCTGCTGGATGTTCAGCGTGCTGCCGTTCATCGAACAGCAACAGCTTTACGACTTGGGGGTTGGCCTCACCGGCTCCGATCGTTTTGCCGCGTTGCAAGTACGCAATGCCACGCCGTTGGCTATCATGAACTGCCCATCGCGTCGCACCGGTGGACCTTATGCGGTGACTGCAGGTGGTAGCGTGCTATCCGGGGACGGTACCGGCAATGCAGGTTGGTACACCATGTCCCAAGGTTCGCGTGGCGACTACGCTACAAACGTAGGCGACGAGACCAGCTTCGACTCCATCTGTCTGAACATCGCCCCCGACAACTACAATCGCGAGCTTTGGAGCAAAGATTTCCCACCTTCGGCCGACGAGTACTCCGGCGTTTCGTTCTGTGGTACCGCGGTAAAACTGCGTCAGATCACCGACGGTTTATCCAACACGATCGCTCTTGGCGAGAAGTGGGTTCCCCGCGAAACCATCGAAAGCCTGCAAGGTTGGGCTGCCGACGACTGGGGAATGTTTGTGGGCTTTCAGGACGATACGGTTCGCTCCACTTACTATGTTGGCTACTCACGAGCCGGCGTTCCGCGTGCGGCAACCCACCTACCTCGATCCACCGATGAGTCGATCACCGATGTAGTTGCCGATGTCGGCGATGGCATCTCCCGCGAACTTTTCGGTAGCTCTCATCCTGGCGTCTGTCTCTTCTCGATGTGCGATGGCTCGGTTCAAGGAATCGCGTTCGATGTCGATCCCGAAGCCTATCGCCGCATGGGAAGCCGCTTTGACGGCGGCGAGAACAAAATCTCCAACCGTTGA
- a CDS encoding dienelactone hydrolase family protein: protein MPRKSAADFDQDVLNLYDDYAHGRLTRRDYIARLSAFAVGGLTVEALLESLSPNYAWAEQIAPDDKRITTERVTYESPDGGKEISGLLAYPSDGKEFPAVLVVHENRGLNPYIEDVARRLAVEGYLAFAPDALTPLGGYPGNDDEGRKLQSQRDGEEMLQDFMAAAKWLDANEKSTGKVGVVGFCYGGGVVYQLSVRIPDVIDAGVPFYGRQPDSDDIAKIKAPLLIHNAENDRRILAGAADFEKEMKSQDKTFTSFVYPKVNHGFHNDTTPRYDEAAAKLAWKRTVEFFNKHLK, encoded by the coding sequence ATGCCTCGCAAATCCGCTGCAGATTTCGATCAGGACGTTCTCAACCTCTACGACGACTACGCCCATGGCCGCCTGACTCGACGCGATTACATTGCCCGGCTCAGTGCGTTTGCAGTCGGCGGGCTGACGGTCGAAGCGTTGCTCGAAAGCTTGTCGCCGAACTACGCCTGGGCGGAGCAGATTGCTCCCGACGACAAACGGATCACCACCGAGCGCGTCACGTACGAGTCGCCCGATGGGGGCAAAGAGATTAGTGGGCTGCTGGCTTACCCGAGCGATGGCAAGGAGTTCCCCGCGGTGCTGGTAGTGCACGAGAACCGTGGACTCAATCCTTACATCGAAGACGTTGCGCGGCGGTTGGCTGTCGAAGGATACCTGGCGTTCGCTCCCGATGCATTGACTCCGCTGGGAGGCTACCCCGGCAACGACGACGAAGGTCGCAAGTTACAGTCGCAACGCGACGGCGAAGAAATGCTGCAGGACTTCATGGCCGCGGCAAAGTGGCTGGATGCCAACGAAAAGTCGACCGGCAAGGTAGGAGTCGTTGGCTTCTGCTATGGTGGCGGCGTCGTCTACCAGCTGTCGGTTCGCATCCCCGACGTCATCGATGCAGGCGTTCCCTTTTATGGTCGCCAGCCCGACTCGGACGACATTGCAAAGATCAAAGCCCCGCTGCTGATTCACAATGCAGAGAACGACCGGCGAATTCTCGCAGGCGCGGCGGATTTTGAGAAGGAAATGAAGTCACAAGACAAAACGTTTACGTCGTTTGTATATCCCAAAGTCAATCATGGGTTCCACAACGATACGACTCCCCGTTACGACGAAGCAGCGGCTAAGCTTGCTTGGAAGCGAACCGTAGAGTTCTTCAACAAGCATCTGAAATAG